The sequence AACTATTCTTATTCCAAACCAAACTTTTATGATAAACAATTTatactactctgaaagttgtcaTAGCTCTTGTATATTATGgacattttgtttttgaagagTTTAGTCATAAAagcaatgttttttaatttcttcattaaaagaaaataataattccaTGAATGTAAGAGTTAAGCAAAACAAACAGCTTTATACAACAAAATATGAGAGAAATATTGATAAGAATACATGACAatcaaacaataaagtaaaatgaacAATTTCCTTTTCATCGAGATGAGCTTTGCCTCTCATGATGTTCACTGTCAGCATCATCATCCTGTTCTTTGTCAGTGCTGCCATTCTGACTTGCTGCTGGGGATTTGCTATCACTTCGACTCCGAGAAATACTTCTACTTCTTGAGTGGCTTCTCTCTCTGCTTTTGTTCCACTCACTTTCTTCATCTCCATTCCTCACCTGTGAAACATGAAACCCGTGGTTAAgatatttatgtatgtaaattTATCTTTTCTTGCCAAGTTATCTTCCACATAAAGGaattttaaaacgtttaaattacaaatcaacacaaaaagtatttaagaaatttaaaaataatttaagtaaaagaAATACATCACTACCAAATACTTAGGAGTActtctaaatatttctttgtgtgcCTTTTGTATTTTCACTGGATGAAGATAGGTGGAACTGTCAAAAAACTAGAGTTTtattatctttcatttttttaatgtgagTTACCAATTCTCAGAAGCCTAAAAGTTTTTAACAGCCACATTCTGTACCTGTTAGTCACTATATTGGGAACTATAGGTAATAATGAGTTGTTTCACATTTCGCCTGAACAATAGATATGATACAACACAGCTACAAGATTCTGGCAGCATTGTAGTCGAGATTAGGTAAGTACGGTCAAAATAGAGAGACCTTGTATGTTGAGACCAAGATAAAAATACAgatcattcttttcatttttttaatgtgaccaaaaagtgaaaaaaaaaattatcattgttattattgtacctttcatttttattcataaattttatttaggTTACATGATTCATCATATAAAACACACCAATTTTGGTATCTCCCACCTGATCTTGATAACATCTGTGGATTCTGGAAAGTGTTCTGAGGAGTTTTCTCCCATTTGGTCATTAATTCTGCATGTaattcatgaaacaaaaacaaggCAAGGTTTGTTATGAAAAAAGTCTCTTTTAAGTTTATCCCATAGTATATCCTTAAATTGCAGTAACCAAGAAAGATGCCTGAAGCAATGTCACTTTGTAAACAGATGTCTCTATCGAAGTATAAATGAAGCATTACTGGATATGCTTGATCAGAAATAATGCTAAAGCAAACTGTAGCATTCACTCTCTACTAAATGGTCAAAAGGGACCAGGGTGTGCCAGTAAAAAGTGTTCTAAATCATGCCTCCAACACCAGTGACAAGGATAACTGGAACCACAAATTACCAATGTCTTTGAGCATCCTACCATTTAAAACTGATTATTTACTATAATGACCCTTTTGAACATTGCAATACATTTGCCTTTTCTGATATCTATTAGAATGGCTGCAAATCTGGTTGTCGTAGTCACTTATAATCCTGCAGAGACTGGCTTACACATTAAGTAATTAACGTAACTTGAGCAGAACAAATCAGGCTGAAGTCTAAAAAGATGCACAGTTCCTAACAATATGGCCACCAGCCACTGCACACAAAAATCAATGAGAATCTTTTCAGTGAATACACTAAgcattattacaaatttattagTAGGTATATCAACCAtggatgtactttattttttagcACTACTGTATCCATTATTAACTATAAAGACCTGCAAGTCTAAAAGTCTCTTCAAATTCTAATGAAATTCCACCTTTAATCATGAAATTGTAATTGCAGTAAAACATgctaaaagtaagaaataattacACTTTATAGAAAAAATTCATGTCTAGTACTTTTGTACTGGGTATCTAAATATTACACTTGGTTAATTAATCAATCAAAATTATTAAAGTCTATCAAACATACTCCATTGTCTTCTTGACCTTTTTCTTCACTTGGACTACGACTTgggttttttattttcagaaggTGAAGGGCTCTTACTAGCTGAATTGCTTTTACTGTGATCATCATCTTGTTCTCTATGTAGTAAAAAAATTCTAGCTCACATATTGATATcttcaagatattttaataaattacttaccCAGGAATCCCCCCAAAAGACAAATATCAATCACATTACCTTATATTACTAGCTTAAAAAAGAAATTCTGACAAATAAgctatatttttcacaaaaagtcatgaatatttaaaatacttctactactttgttttaacattttttattaaatcaacaTGGTGAATAACTTTACATAAAAACCAAAAGTTAGAAAAACACAAGTACAAAAAGTCTTCAGAGAAAAGAATAAAATCTCTAAATCCCAAGCACTTTTTCTTCAGAGGAAAATTGGAGAAGAAcatccacctttcaaaagtgctcggATTATAGAATGTTTATTCAtagctttgtacaaaaatatccttaaaataaaacaaatcaataaatttaaatatttgtcaaCTGTGACAATAAATTTTTCTTCATATCACATTTGTAAGCAAAAAGCAGCAAACAGTTCAATATTCACCTCAACAGCTGGTTTCTGTATTGAAACATTTACTCAATCAACATTTTACTGTACAGTAGATGATGCTTGTATATTTGATAATCCTCAAAAGAGTAGGTAAAGAAGTGTTCAGTCCCCATCATCCAACAGtagtattttcataacattttcttCTATCATTTATTCTCATGACAGTTATGGCAATGTACATTCAAATTATACATTTAGTCTTAAAAAAATGAAGTATCCTAGTGAGTCATCAATTTGGATAAAAGTGAAAGTCAAgcttctaaacttttgttttattctgcTTATGTTTAaagaatcatttttttttcaatcttttgAGTGAGACCTAAAAAAATtgtcaattattttttcttcaaagggagttaaccctaattttttataCTGATAACATTGcacttaataatttatatttaatcaaataatgcaccaaacaaaatagactaataacatgcaaaaagaagACACATTctgttacttttcaaaattttttctGACTTTCTACCAATGCAACAAcagtcattacaaattcatccaagctagtcattaaatTTTTCATGGGAATAAGAAAATTGACATTTAACTAttcaaaacataatattatagaATACATCACTGGATAGACAAAAACCTCAACCTTCTAATGGTTATAAATAACATATGTAAGTAAACGTAAAAGAAAACTACCGAAGAATTCTAAAAGAGAGCATGTGATATTAACCTATCACAGGAAGGAAGGGTCCAATTTTCTATTCAATAACTCTGTAATCAAACAACattaaaagctataaaaattacatttcatctgagcaatgatgattttagaGCAACTTTTGTTAAATTCTGTACTAACTGGAGGGGtggttaataaaataaaggagACATGACAACTTcataaaatagtcacatttctcATACTAGagaaaattaagaaatgttttaatattgtcttataaaattaagaacttgtaTACTATCAAAATATGGATTCTTAGCTATGATTTTAGGCTACGTCAACTgatataatgtaaagaaaaaagaaattttaaaaaactttgaAAGTAAGCCACTAAAACATTATGACATGTACAGTAAAAAAGAATGATTAAAAAACGCATTTTTATCTTTGCTTGAGGGCACAATACAATATCAAACTTGAAACATGGCTCTGAAGTTGCACAACAAAAGGAAAATTAACTGTCATGacaattattcattaaaattaacacagtagaataaatataacacatataAAGAGCAATTTCATTAACATTTGAATGCAAGTCACTTAAACCTTGTGACATGCACAGGAAAGAATGCTTGTGCAGAGAGAATTAAAACCATGCCCCTGGTACCAAAAATAACAGTCTCTGTGTACACATGTACTATAATCACCTGCTTGTTGAGAAAAACTCAATCCCTTATCTTTTTTTCTCTCAGAATAGATAATTTGTCTCAGCACACAGATGATTCTGTTTTTGGAATTTTCATTGTGAAAATTCACACACAAAATGGGTCTTATATTCTAAGTAGGCAATACTAACTAGGCTATTTTTTCTTGCATTTAGTTTACTGCATAAATGATGAAATGATCTGTAAATAAATCAGAAGTATTTAgatgtaaaaaaacataatactACTAAAGTAATATCAATTAACttcaaaagataattttgtaaTCTATTTACATCAAATGGTATGTTTAAT comes from Tachypleus tridentatus isolate NWPU-2018 chromosome 12, ASM421037v1, whole genome shotgun sequence and encodes:
- the LOC143235031 gene encoding uncharacterized protein LOC143235031 isoform X1; translated protein: MTLSGDNVLEWHMHLWTMMTVEMPRMLLSTRMGVKFEVRVWLWSGLEGPLIIFQFMMNAIIVDILDTGLETVLSLNEIAITLEDTSRNPGPDLDLAENKMMITVKAIQLVRALHLLKIKNPSRSPSEEKGQEDNGVRNGDEESEWNKSRERSHSRSRSISRSRSDSKSPAASQNGSTDKEQDDDADSEHHERQSSSR
- the LOC143235031 gene encoding uncharacterized protein LOC143235031 isoform X2; the encoded protein is MLLSTRMGVKFEVRVWLWSGLEGPLIIFQFMMNAIIVDILDTGLETVLSLNEIAITLEDTSRNPGPDLDLAENKMMITVKAIQLVRALHLLKIKNPSRSPSEEKGQEDNGVRNGDEESEWNKSRERSHSRSRSISRSRSDSKSPAASQNGSTDKEQDDDADSEHHERQSSSR